In Mus pahari chromosome 12, PAHARI_EIJ_v1.1, whole genome shotgun sequence, the genomic window TGGAACCTCACTGACCAACATGGAGTTGAGATTTTTGTGTAAGATAAAAGAGTCTTTTTTTTATCCCTCTACAAACTGATAACCATGTttcccagcatcatttgttgaagagtTTGTCCTTTCTCCAGTGTATGTTCTTgtcatctttgtcaaagatcagatAGATGTAGTTACACGGACTTTAGGTCCCCAGTTCTATTCCACCGAGCTATGTATCTGTGCCAGCACTGTGGCATCGTTATGGCTATGGCTCTGTAGCACCAGCTGCACCCAGGTATGGTGTTTGTGCCACTAGTGTTCTGTGAAAAGCTGTTTTGGCTAGCCTTTTTTTGTGCTGCCATATAaattttgtgattgtttttttcttatgtcTATGAAGACTGATGAGTGTAGGATCAaaatccttaatttttttttattactatagagGGGGCATCTGCACATCATCACACGTGTCaaggccagaggataactttatggagttggttctctccacctttacatgggttccagaAAGTAAACTCATGTCATCAAATTAGTGTGGCTGCTGCAACACCCACTGGTCCATCTCACTGGTCCCTTTGctgttttaattagaaaatattttaagaactcaGCAAAAATCCACCCATGACTTGAGGAAAAGTTGATatgaccatcttttttttttaattagatattttctctatttatattgtaaatgttatcccctttcctggtttcccctctgaaaagccccATCCCCTCccgctgctcaccaacccacccactcccatcttaaAAAGTTAATGTAGAGTTCTTGTTCAAAGTTACAACTCCAAGAAATCCTTTAGAATGTTctgcatttaaataaaataacccaaacgctaaaaattcatattttaaaattccaaactgAATTACAATGCAAGGCACAtcctgtgttttttatttgtgtgggcttttgagttttttgtttgttttggtttagtttggttttttgtttgtttgtttgttttatttgttttgagatggggtcccaTGTTGCCCATTCTagcctttgaacttctgatcccctggTGAGCCTCAGGCCACCTTGCCATGCTGTTTCACAATGGAAAATTTTCTCCATTCACTTGAGATTTCTCCCTCAGAAATTCTAATGACTTTGCTTAGGCTAATAGGTGATGATGTTATAAGAACAGTTTTTTACACAATGAAAGGTTTTTATCatcattaattttattaactttattgAGATAGACAATATATATgtctatctcacacacacacacacaccatagttcACTTTGAACCATTGAACTCAATGTGTTACAGATCCACCACTaaagtaattttagaaaaatatatcaaaCTCCAAAGATACTCTGTACTAATCAGcagtaattttaatttctaacaaTTATAGCCTTGGGTTACTCATCTACAATGTCCACAGATCTGTATATTCTGGAATTTTATAGCCACATACATATGGCATGTggccttctctggcttcctcctctcagtgAGAGCAATGCTGCAACACAGCACCATGGTACAACATGGGCCAGTTCTGTCACACAACTGAAATGTGTCACTTTTTGTCCATGCCACTTTTGTTCATTTGCTAAAAGGCACATCTGGGTTGTCAACTAGAGTTATGAATTATTCTACTAGCAAAATTTTGTATACGTTATGGCTATACCAGGCAAACAGTCAAAAGAGAAGAATGCTTATAGTAGCAAATACATATTTGCTGAATTTTTCTGATAAAGGTACCATCAGAGGTATCGAAAACACATTCCTGAAATCTGGCCATTAGAATTATGAGGTAGGAAGATACAGAGAGGAGATTTTGCAGCATTTAGCAGCAGCACTACCACCACCAGAAATCTGTTTGGATTTTAGGAATGAATCACACTGAAATTAGATGCCAACATATGTGGCAAAATGCAGAAGGCTGGATCACAGTTTGCTGCTATGGGGTCCTGCCAAGCTTTGCCATTTTTCCAGAGGAGGGCTTCCCTGGGCAACCAGCCTCCTCAGGTAGTCACTGGGCTCCAACTGGGGGATATCAGGGTTCTGTCTGTAATATTTCTGCAATTTCTCTAGAACTGTGGGCAGCCCAACTGAGGCAGCATAGTGCATGGGCCCACCCATGTGCCTTGGCCACCCGTACCCATGCAAGTAGATGACATCAATGTGCTCTGGGCTAGCAGCCATCCCCTCCTCCAAGATGCGGAATGCCTCGTTGATAAGGGAATATAAGCAGCGTTCCAGGATCTCCTCCTTGCTGATGGAGCGCTGTTTGATGTGATGGGTTTCTCTATACTGTGCCAGGAGCTCAGAAAGCCAGGGATCAGGTTTGTGGATGCGACCCATTGGCTTGTCATACTGATACCAGCCCTTACCTGTCTTCTGACCAAGTCGCCCAGCTTCACAGAGCATATCAGCAATTGGGGAGTACCTGGTGTTGCCCCTCTTTCGGATGGGGGTTCCTGGTGGCAAGGATGGTCCAGTCAGGCCTTGCCCCTTGCGAACTTTCCAACCCACATCTAGCCCTGAGAGGTCAGACACCCTGAAGGGTCCCATTCGAAAACCAAACTCTTCTAAGATCCCATCTACATCCTCTGGCTTACTACCTTCCTCTAACAAGAAATAGCCCTGGTTGTAATAGGGAGCCAACATTCGATTCCCAACAAATCCATAGCAGTTACCAACAACGACTGCAATCTTTCCGATCTTTTTGGATAAGCTCATAACTGTGGCAATGGTGGTAGGGGAAGAGTATCGGCTAGGAATGACCTCCAGTAACCTCATGATGTGCGCTGGTGAGAAGAAGTGGGTGCCAATCACCAGCTGGGGGCGATCTGTGGATGAAGCAATGTCATCCACATCCAGTGCTGAGGTATTGGTGCACAGAAAGGCTCCCGGCTTGCACAGGGCTGACAGTTCAGCGAAGACCTTCTTCTTCAGGTTCATATCTTCGAACACTGCTTCAACCACTAGATCCACACTCGAAAGCTCCTTTGTGGACGAGGAGAACCTGAGGTTTGGTTTTACTGGAGCTTGCCCACTCTTGGATGCCTCCCTTTCCAAGGTGGAAGTTATCATCTTCTTTGCAGTATCCAGCTGCTGTGGATCTGACTCTACAGCAACCACAGGGATCCCCACCCTGGCAAAAGAGATGGTGATGCCTCGGCCCATTGTTCCCAAGCCTGTGgattcagagagaaggaaagaaaatgtgatttgttTGTGCTGGGAGCCAAACAGGTGGTTGCTGGTGGAAGGCATCTGTGgcaaagtgacattttaaaagaatgaccCCAGGGATAGAGCTGCTGGTCACTGTCACTGTGTGGTGATCACACACGAGCCCTAGCTTCTATGCCTAGTACCAACAATTCGTAAGAACACTGGGACCGGTCAGTGAACATAAATGGATTGAATAGTTCACACACTAAGTGCTCCggggaaaataaaaatcactaggGTTCATATACACAAATCCACGTAAGCTCTTAGGATTAATAGACAAATCCAGTCAAGTTCCAAGATGTAAAATTTGTAAAAGCAACTGTGTTCCCTTTATTTATGATTCCTAATGCTTTCCCGCTGCACTTGTAGATTGGTACCTATCCTAGTTGtttgagaggcttcacccagcaactgatggaaactgatgcagaggcccacaggcaaacattagaTTGAGCTCAGGGAATCCTCTGGAAGTctaggaggaaagattgtaggagccagaggggtcaaggacaccaccaGAAAACCCACCTAATTAGCTAACCAGGGCTCACAGATATTGAgctgacaatcagggagcctgcaggGGAATGATCTGcgccttctgcatatatgttactgCTGTATACcctggtcttcttgtgggattcTAACAGTGGGATCAGGGCTGTCTcttgactcttttgcctgattttgagacccttttccttctactgggttgcctcatcaaATCTTAATATGGGGAAGGTGCCTAGTCTTTACTGCAACTCGATATGCCATGTTTGGCAActtgatatctctgggaggcctgccctttcccaagggaaacagaggagtggATGAGGAGAGATCTTTCAGGAAGGGaattggaggagagaagagagaggaaactgtggttcggatgtaaataataataataataataataataatagcaatagtaacttaaaaatatttatttctctgtgtgcattATTATAAGACATCAGCATAAGGAGTTGGGTGTCCTCATCTATCCTTTCTGCCTATTTCTTTTGAATCAGGGATCTCTCTCTTAAGAGGCCAAGAGCTTGTCTTTTCACTAGTCTGGAAGTCAGCAAGCACAATGATACCCCTGTCTTtatcccccaccaccaccaccttgaaACAGGCATTACAgatgtttggggggaggggctgctcaAGTtgtcacatggatgctgggatcaaAACTTTGATATTCATTATTTCAAAGCAGTtactcttttccctttctttctttctttctttctttctttctttctttctttctttctttctttcttccttccttccttcctttctttctttctttctttctttctttNNNNNNNNNNNNNNNNNNNNNNNNNNNNNNNNNNNNNNNNNNNNNNNNNNNNNNNNNNNNNNNNNNNNNNNNNNNNNNNNNNNNNNNNNNaactcagagatctgcctgcttctgcctcccaagtgctgggattacaggcatgtgccaccactgcctggctaaagcAATTActttttactgctgagccatctctccagcccccaatatattttcacatattaGCAATGAACTgtatgaaaataagaaaacaattctacctacaataacataaaaaataattatacttaTGGAATACATTTAACAAAGGAGGGCTTGCATACTAAAACCAATGAAACaccactggaaaaaaattaaagaacatcCAGGGTACTGTTCAGTGTTAAAATGCTGTGTGCACAAGGCTCTGATACCTAAcattgaaaacaagaaaagaaaagaaaagaaaagaaaagaaaaaggaaggaaggaagaaagaaagaaagaaagaaagaaagaaagaaaggaagaaaggaaggaagaagagggagggaaagaaataaaaagaatcaaaaccATCTAGATATTGGCAGAAAGACAGCCAATGTTcatggaccagaaaaaaatttagTATTGTTAGGATGAAATATGAAATTAATCTGTAGAGCCAATGCAAGCACTATAACATCCCAACTTTTTGCACAATTAACACTTGattctaaaattcatatagaaatgCAAGAAACCTAGAAGAgtcaaaacagtatttttaaaaattagagatggggctagagagatggctcagcaattgagaacactggctgctcttccagaggtcctgagttcaattaccagccaCCACAGGTGACTCACAgttatctgtaatgggatctgatgccctcatctggtgtgtccgaagacagcaataatgtactcacatatataaaataaccaaatctttaaaaaaaattggggaaGTCACTCTTCCCAGTTTCAATAATTAAGACCAAAGTATAGTTAGTATTCAAGGCAGTGAACAGATGGTATATGCTGAGAGTCGGAAACAAACTCCACTTGTATGGCCTATGTGTGGACAGGACTGCCACAGTTGGAAGGTCCCTAGAGATGACCCACAGGATGGAAAGAGTTCATGGACCCCAGCAAGAATTAACAAGTGTTAACATGAGTACCATGTTCAACAAAATAAGAGCTTCCCCAAGCAAGTGACATTTGAAATGTGCTGTGCTTTTCATACAACAGTGCCACTGCACATATGAACCAACAACAGCTCTGGATgcacacacaagacctgcacaacaGTGAGCCAGATGCAATCCCAACAtaaaggggaggagggcaggatgTCCACCTGCAAGCTGCGGGCTATTGGCCAGTGATGGCTGTTGCCATGAGAAGTCAGCTTTCCCTCTTCCTAGAGGCCGCTCACGTACCTGTAGATGGccttacaccacacacatgttAGCAGCACTAAGTGACTTCCATGAttttgaaaaagagagagaacacatgaaatTGGGGGGAGGTTAAGGGAGGAACTGAAGGAAAGGGGGAGCAGAGAGCTTGATCCAGACACAGTGAACACATGTATGAACTTCTCAATCAATTAGAAGAGATGCGCAGGTTTGAAGAATGTGCTTACCAAGAACACCAACCGAGGAGATGGGTTGGGCAGATGCCGTTTTCCAAGATGCTCCCGAGGGAGTTGACCACTTACTTGCAGACTTTTCAGCAAAAAAGGCATACTGCAGGGCTCTAGCCTGGCCCGACCCCCGAAGGTACTTAAAcagcttctcttcttccttgatgGCCACTTCATAGGGATGCTTCACGGAGGCCTGGACTGAACGGACGCAAGTCTCCGGAGCCAGGCGGCCAGGGTACTGCTTTCGTACCTTGGCAATGGCTTCTTCAAAAATACTGTCCATGTTGGGCAAACTTGGAACTGGCTTGTTTAGGATCCTACGGGGTTCTATGGGTTTATCTGAAAGGAATTGCTAAAGGTCAGAGTATCATAAGCATAGCAGAAAGACAGGACTACACAAGAACAAAACGATGGTGCGGTATGTGGTTCCCACAACCCAGTCAGACACTATGCACTACGATATCTAATGAAACATGAATTGCAAAGTCTGCAATCTTAGTAACTTCAGACCGTAAAGTAAAATTTAGAAGACCTAAAGTATTATGCTACAAATTCAGACATGAAAGGTGCATTCTCTTTTTATTCTGAGGCCAAGCaactttataatatattaaatattaatctgTCTGTACGAAGAGTACAGTTCTTAGTTAATGTCATCTATTCAAAATTATTCACATTCTTTCCCTAATAatgacaaaaatctttaaaataccatAACAGATGGGAATGTTATATGGGGCAATGATTGGCAATGAAAAAGAATTGCAAATTCATTAATAAGGTCTTCCAGTAGAGTAAACTGATTTTTAATACAAGAGAAAAGATAGTCCATGGGGCaaaaagagtctttttttttccttctatccaGAAGGTGGTGGGATAGCTGAATACACAGGTGGGATAACTGACACACAGGTAGGAGAATGGGATACAcaggtgggagaactggataCACAGGTGGGAGGACTGGCTACACAGGTGAGAAAACTGGAGACAAGGGTGGGAGAACTGAAACACAGGTGAGAAAACTGGA contains:
- the Ehhadh gene encoding peroxisomal bifunctional enzyme isoform X2, whose protein sequence is MAEYLRLPHSLAMIRLCNPPVNAVSATVITEIRNGLQKAGLDNTVKALVICGANNRFCGGADIHAFKSSIGLSLGSLVDEIQRSQKPVVAAIQDVALGGGLELALGCHYRIADAKARVGFPEVTLGILPGARGTQLLPRVVGVPVALDLITTGRHISADEALKLGILDAVVKSDTVEEAIKFAQKVIGLGTMGRGITISFARVGIPVVAVESDPQQLDTAKKMITSTLEREASKSGQAPVKPNLRFSSSTKELSSVDLVVEAVFEDMNLKKKVFAELSALCKPGAFLCTNTSALDVDDIASSTDRPQLVIGTHFFSPAHIMRLLEVIPSRYSSPTTIATVMSLSKKIGKIAVVVGNCYGFVGNRMLAPYYNQGYFLLEEGSKPEDVDGILEEFGFRMGPFRVSDLSGLDVGWKVRKGQGLTGPSLPPGTPIRKRGNTRYSPIADMLCEAGRLGQKTGKGWYQYDKPMGRIHKPDPWLSELLAQYRETHHIKQRSISKEEILERCLYSLINEAFRILEEGMAASPEHIDVIYLHGYGWPRHMGGPMHYAASVGLPTVLEKLQKYYRQNPDIPQLEPSDYLRRLVAQGSPPLEKWQSLAGPHSSKL
- the Ehhadh gene encoding peroxisomal bifunctional enzyme isoform X1; its protein translation is MAEYLRLPHSLAMIRLCNPPVNAVSATVITEIRNGLQKAGLDNTVKALVICGANNRFCGGADIHAFKSSIGLSLGSLVDEIQRSQKPVVAAIQDVALGGGLELALGCHYRIADAKARVGFPEVTLGILPGARGTQLLPRVVGVPVALDLITTGRHISADEALKLGILDAVVKSDTVEEAIKFAQKVIDKPIEPRRILNKPVPSLPNMDSIFEEAIAKVRKQYPGRLAPETCVRSVQASVKHPYEVAIKEEEKLFKYLRGSGQARALQYAFFAEKSASKWSTPSGASWKTASAQPISSVGVLGLGTMGRGITISFARVGIPVVAVESDPQQLDTAKKMITSTLEREASKSGQAPVKPNLRFSSSTKELSSVDLVVEAVFEDMNLKKKVFAELSALCKPGAFLCTNTSALDVDDIASSTDRPQLVIGTHFFSPAHIMRLLEVIPSRYSSPTTIATVMSLSKKIGKIAVVVGNCYGFVGNRMLAPYYNQGYFLLEEGSKPEDVDGILEEFGFRMGPFRVSDLSGLDVGWKVRKGQGLTGPSLPPGTPIRKRGNTRYSPIADMLCEAGRLGQKTGKGWYQYDKPMGRIHKPDPWLSELLAQYRETHHIKQRSISKEEILERCLYSLINEAFRILEEGMAASPEHIDVIYLHGYGWPRHMGGPMHYAASVGLPTVLEKLQKYYRQNPDIPQLEPSDYLRRLVAQGSPPLEKWQSLAGPHSSKL